In Gemmata obscuriglobus, a single genomic region encodes these proteins:
- a CDS encoding DinB family protein: MPTPQELADQYLAGAAQLRAAVAGMTREQLLARPVAGRWSAMEVVCHLSDFDLILADRMKRIIAMAAEVPLLLVADEDLFVKGLGYHARDLEEELAVVESIRRQMARIIGGLTPEQLQLTGNHNKRGLMTLEKIIGMATNHIPHHVSFLMEKRKALGL; the protein is encoded by the coding sequence ATGCCGACGCCTCAGGAACTCGCCGACCAGTACCTCGCGGGTGCCGCGCAGTTACGCGCCGCAGTTGCCGGAATGACCCGCGAACAGCTCCTCGCCCGACCGGTCGCGGGGCGCTGGTCCGCGATGGAGGTGGTGTGCCACCTCAGTGACTTTGACCTGATCCTCGCGGACCGGATGAAGCGCATCATCGCGATGGCGGCCGAGGTGCCGCTGCTGCTCGTCGCGGACGAAGACCTGTTCGTAAAGGGACTGGGCTACCATGCCCGCGACCTGGAAGAGGAACTCGCGGTGGTGGAATCGATCCGGCGACAGATGGCCCGAATCATCGGCGGGCTGACACCGGAACAGCTCCAACTGACGGGCAACCACAACAAGCGCGGGCTGATGACGCTCGAGAAGATCATCGGGATGGCGACCAACCACATCCCGCACCACGTCTCGTTTTTGATGGAGAAGCGCAAAGCTCTCGGGCTGTAG
- a CDS encoding esterase-like activity of phytase family protein, protein MLRPRTFTACLLLAACASAAQADVALIGVGTIPGDAADLSGLKGKTSDGTPHNRLGGMGSAIAYTGQGNEYLLVSDRGPKDGATDFVCRWHQMEVGVAPGAKTPVTLKLTATTLLTNESGKRFVGSLDAFEHTAPAKNLRLDPEGARVGRDGTVHLSDEYGPGLYAFNQSGTRVASLPMPAHFLAPKPGKMPADELPPKSASGRQPNRGMEGLAISPDGKKLFGIMQSPLIQDGALDDKNNRTGLNCRILELDLTTQKSREFVYPLENAGYGVNEILAVNDHEFLVLERDGKGGNEAEFKRLYLIDLTDATDVSAVAALPAKGLPGAVKSVKKKPFLDLLAKKYGIAGPECPEKFEGLAFGPDLPDGRRLLLVTADNDFLANKPFRVYAFAVDRGELPGFRPQQFDPQPLKKR, encoded by the coding sequence ATGTTGCGACCGCGCACGTTTACCGCTTGCTTGCTACTCGCCGCGTGTGCCTCCGCGGCACAAGCGGATGTTGCCCTCATCGGGGTAGGCACGATCCCCGGCGACGCGGCCGACCTCTCGGGGCTCAAAGGCAAAACCAGCGACGGCACGCCGCACAACCGGCTCGGCGGAATGGGGTCCGCCATCGCGTACACCGGCCAGGGGAATGAATACCTCCTCGTGTCCGATCGCGGACCGAAGGACGGTGCGACGGACTTCGTGTGCCGCTGGCACCAAATGGAAGTCGGCGTTGCTCCGGGCGCGAAAACGCCCGTCACGCTTAAACTCACTGCGACCACGCTGCTGACCAACGAGAGCGGCAAGCGGTTCGTCGGCTCGCTCGACGCGTTCGAGCACACGGCCCCGGCGAAAAACCTGCGTTTGGACCCTGAAGGCGCACGGGTCGGGCGCGACGGAACCGTGCACCTCTCAGACGAGTACGGTCCGGGGCTGTACGCGTTCAACCAAAGCGGTACGCGGGTCGCGAGTTTGCCAATGCCGGCTCACTTCTTGGCGCCGAAACCCGGGAAGATGCCGGCTGACGAATTACCGCCGAAGAGCGCATCGGGCCGGCAACCGAATCGCGGCATGGAAGGGCTCGCAATTTCCCCGGACGGCAAAAAGCTGTTCGGGATCATGCAAAGCCCGCTCATCCAGGACGGCGCACTCGACGACAAAAACAACCGCACGGGCCTCAACTGCCGCATCCTCGAACTCGACCTCACGACCCAGAAATCTCGCGAGTTCGTGTACCCGCTCGAAAACGCCGGGTACGGCGTGAATGAGATCCTGGCGGTCAACGATCACGAGTTCCTCGTGCTGGAGCGAGACGGCAAAGGCGGTAACGAAGCCGAGTTCAAGCGGCTCTATCTGATCGATCTGACGGACGCGACTGACGTGAGCGCAGTGGCCGCGCTACCTGCGAAGGGCTTGCCCGGAGCCGTAAAGTCTGTGAAGAAAAAGCCGTTCCTGGACCTGCTCGCGAAGAAGTACGGAATCGCGGGGCCGGAATGCCCCGAAAAGTTCGAGGGGTTGGCGTTCGGCCCCGACCTGCCCGACGGGCGCCGACTGCTACTCGTGACCGCAGACAACGACTTTCTCGCGAACAAGCCGTTCCGGGTGTATGCGTTCGCGGTGGATCGGGGCGAATTGCCGGGCTTCCGGCCGCAGCAGTTCGATCCGCAGCCACTCAAGAAGCGTTAG
- a CDS encoding DUF1559 domain-containing protein, with protein MSQFRRRAFTLIELLVVIAIIAILIGLLLPAVQKVREAAARMSCQNNLKQFGLAIHNYANTNDNKFPATRVTVGGDAKFRAWTPLALPYVEQDNVAKQWNFTVKWNQGTNLPVSQTSFKLFKCPSAPDSRRQGTYGALGLGDYGTMNAVRRRFYTANSIPNFPVAGTAAGDEANGAMAKVTDTPIVGVTDGTSNTILLAEDAGRPNLFQKGKDLGTNTADGHGWADPDGVGISLDGVQANLVTTGGTCFINCTNDSEVYAFHSGGTNVLMGDGSVRFIREGISAATFAALVTASAGDIPGDF; from the coding sequence ATGTCCCAGTTCCGGCGTCGCGCGTTTACGCTGATCGAGTTGTTGGTGGTGATCGCGATCATTGCGATCCTGATCGGGCTCCTCCTGCCGGCCGTTCAGAAAGTACGCGAAGCCGCTGCCCGGATGAGCTGCCAGAACAACCTCAAGCAGTTCGGCCTAGCAATTCACAACTACGCGAACACAAATGACAACAAGTTCCCGGCCACGCGGGTGACGGTCGGCGGGGACGCTAAGTTCCGCGCCTGGACCCCACTCGCCCTACCGTACGTCGAGCAGGACAACGTCGCCAAGCAGTGGAACTTCACGGTCAAGTGGAACCAGGGTACGAACCTGCCCGTGTCCCAGACCTCCTTCAAGCTGTTCAAGTGTCCGTCTGCCCCGGACTCGCGGCGGCAAGGGACGTACGGCGCGCTGGGTCTGGGCGACTACGGCACCATGAACGCGGTGCGGCGCCGGTTCTACACGGCCAACAGCATCCCGAACTTCCCGGTGGCCGGCACCGCCGCCGGCGACGAGGCCAACGGGGCGATGGCCAAGGTCACCGACACGCCGATCGTCGGCGTTACCGACGGCACGTCCAACACCATCCTCCTGGCTGAGGACGCCGGGCGCCCGAACCTGTTCCAAAAGGGCAAGGACCTCGGCACCAACACCGCAGACGGGCACGGCTGGGCGGACCCGGACGGCGTCGGCATCAGCCTCGACGGCGTCCAGGCCAACCTGGTCACCACCGGAGGCACCTGCTTCATTAACTGCACCAACGACAGCGAAGTCTACGCGTTCCACTCCGGCGGCACCAACGTCCTGATGGGCGACGGAAGTGTGCGATTCATCCGCGAAGGGATCTCGGCCGCTACGTTCGCGGCTCTGGTCACCGCCAGCGCCGGTGATATCCCGGGCGACTTCTAA
- a CDS encoding PPC domain-containing protein has protein sequence MRSLVSIVSLLAVCAATSSQEKKAEPKKEPPPKVLYSIPLVVKPGQKQKLALRGRHLASVKDVKVVGADGAKVRVIGAKAVGVPNNYPADRVGDSEVEIELELPNDAKPGAVKLIAAGASDSNEYRLLVRDNLPTAAEKEDNGAFGSAQLIALPVAVEGTIKGERDVDVFKFVGKKGQKVRIEVQAARFGSPLDGFLTVCDANRNILDTVDDADGSADPVVTLTLPGDGAYYVSLIDAHDLGGPNFGYRLIVKPD, from the coding sequence ATGCGATCTCTCGTTTCGATCGTTTCGCTTCTCGCCGTTTGCGCCGCGACTTCTTCCCAGGAGAAGAAGGCCGAGCCCAAGAAGGAACCGCCGCCGAAGGTTCTGTACTCGATACCCTTGGTGGTGAAGCCGGGACAGAAACAGAAGCTCGCGCTCCGCGGGAGGCACCTTGCGTCCGTCAAGGACGTGAAGGTTGTCGGCGCCGACGGCGCGAAGGTCCGGGTGATCGGCGCGAAGGCTGTTGGGGTGCCGAACAACTATCCGGCGGACCGCGTCGGCGATTCCGAGGTGGAAATCGAGTTAGAACTGCCGAACGACGCGAAGCCCGGCGCCGTGAAACTGATCGCAGCGGGCGCGAGCGACTCGAACGAGTACCGCCTCCTCGTTCGCGATAACCTCCCGACGGCTGCGGAAAAGGAAGACAACGGCGCGTTCGGCTCCGCGCAACTGATCGCACTCCCGGTCGCAGTGGAAGGTACGATCAAGGGCGAACGCGACGTGGATGTGTTCAAGTTCGTGGGGAAGAAGGGGCAAAAAGTGCGGATCGAGGTGCAGGCGGCCCGCTTCGGCTCGCCGCTCGACGGGTTCCTTACCGTTTGCGACGCGAACCGTAATATCCTCGACACCGTCGATGACGCGGACGGCTCGGCCGATCCGGTTGTCACGCTCACGCTGCCCGGGGACGGCGCTTACTACGTCTCGCTCATCGACGCCCATGACCTGGGCGGACCGAATTTCGGCTACCGGCTGATCGTGAAGCCGGATTGA
- a CDS encoding CoA transferase subunit A, whose amino-acid sequence MTTLFTSPASDEARAAFAAKPRGLVDKIMSVSEAVSRFVRDGDYFATGGFGANRIPTAVCHEIVRQRRQNLGFSGHTTTHDFQILCAGNLTGRGQLLNRVDAAYVVGLEARGLSAHARRVMESGALDVAEWSNYTLALRYTAAAMGVPFVPARSLLGTDTLAHGPAKEIQCPFTGEKLVAVPALYPDVAAIHVHEADRYGNCRFSGTSVADVDLARAAKKVIITCERLVPHDEMRRDPHRTQIPFLCVDAVCEVPYGSYPGNMPGEYFSDEEHLKLWMEVEKDPAAHAQFLDDHLFGVSDFTEYLERCGGLKRLQALRQRELLLHLGR is encoded by the coding sequence ATGACTACCCTCTTCACCTCTCCCGCGTCCGACGAGGCGAGGGCCGCGTTTGCGGCCAAGCCGCGCGGCCTTGTCGACAAAATAATGTCCGTGAGCGAAGCCGTTTCGCGCTTCGTGCGCGACGGCGATTACTTCGCCACCGGCGGGTTCGGGGCGAACCGCATCCCGACGGCGGTGTGCCACGAGATCGTCCGCCAGAGGCGGCAGAACCTCGGGTTTTCGGGTCATACGACCACCCACGACTTCCAGATCCTCTGCGCCGGCAACCTGACGGGCCGCGGGCAGTTGCTCAATCGCGTCGACGCGGCTTACGTCGTCGGTCTGGAGGCGCGGGGGCTGTCGGCCCACGCCCGGCGTGTAATGGAGTCAGGGGCGCTGGACGTGGCGGAGTGGTCGAACTACACACTCGCGCTGCGGTACACCGCGGCCGCGATGGGTGTGCCGTTCGTTCCGGCCCGCTCGCTGCTCGGGACCGACACGCTCGCACACGGCCCGGCGAAGGAAATTCAGTGCCCGTTTACCGGCGAGAAACTGGTCGCGGTGCCGGCCCTGTATCCCGATGTGGCGGCGATCCACGTTCACGAGGCCGACCGGTACGGCAACTGTCGCTTCAGCGGCACCTCGGTCGCCGACGTGGACCTCGCGCGAGCGGCGAAGAAGGTCATTATCACCTGCGAGCGGTTGGTGCCGCACGACGAGATGCGCCGCGACCCGCACCGGACACAGATCCCGTTCCTGTGCGTGGACGCGGTGTGCGAGGTGCCCTACGGGTCGTACCCCGGGAACATGCCGGGTGAGTACTTCTCGGACGAGGAACACCTCAAACTCTGGATGGAAGTCGAGAAGGACCCTGCCGCTCACGCGCAGTTCCTGGACGATCACCTTTTCGGCGTGAGTGACTTCACAGAGTACCTGGAGCGGTGCGGCGGGCTGAAGCGGCTCCAGGCGTTACGGCAGCGTGAATTGTTGTTGCACCTCGGCCGCTGA
- a CDS encoding TPR end-of-group domain-containing protein, translated as MPHPKRPSQTGASSFPPGSVLGLLAERTQLDFELEFYGKLLATIPDFADVLRAQACNLTLKGRMQDGLAVDRQLVTVRPHDPTAHYNLACRYALLKQRDKAISTLRRAVELGYRDFAFMLEDHDLDSIRKDPRFRKLVKEYHD; from the coding sequence ATGCCGCACCCCAAGCGTCCGAGCCAGACCGGTGCCAGTTCGTTCCCACCGGGCTCGGTTCTTGGCCTGCTAGCCGAGAGAACCCAACTGGATTTCGAGCTCGAGTTTTACGGGAAACTGCTGGCGACCATACCGGACTTCGCAGACGTCCTCCGGGCGCAGGCGTGTAACCTGACGCTGAAGGGGCGAATGCAGGACGGGCTCGCCGTGGACCGGCAGCTCGTGACGGTGCGCCCACACGACCCGACGGCCCACTACAACCTCGCGTGCCGGTACGCGCTCCTCAAACAGCGCGACAAGGCCATTTCGACGCTCCGCAGGGCGGTCGAACTGGGGTACCGCGACTTCGCGTTCATGCTCGAAGACCACGACCTCGATTCGATCCGCAAGGACCCACGGTTTCGTAAGTTGGTTAAAGAGTACCACGACTGA